A stretch of Eleutherodactylus coqui strain aEleCoq1 chromosome 2, aEleCoq1.hap1, whole genome shotgun sequence DNA encodes these proteins:
- the LOC136610365 gene encoding olfactory receptor 11L1-like produces the protein MSRSDLILPGPYVVFCECAKNGNFLLLCFFLVVYCVTICGNLLIITLVSTSKTLHTPMYFFISQLSISDILLTTDIVPNMLYILLNNGGTITFIGCITQHYFFVTVETSGCLLLALMSYDRYVAICNPLRYTSIMTNEFCMKLVAICWLLGFSIILIHTITASMMTFCGPNIIDHFFCDILYLLDIACSGTFIVLLEVNVASIFIVIMPTTIIVVSYTYIIVVILKIPSSTGRQKAFSTCSSHLIVVTIFYGTLFSVYAIPTTGQTSTMSKILSLLYTVLTPLVNPIIYSLRNKDIGKAIQETLRHTVCLLQSSKK, from the exons atgtcccgcagCGATCTgatccttccaggaccttacgtGGTCTTCTGCGAATGCGC caaaaatggaaATTTTTTATTGTTGTGTTTTTTCCTGGTGGTTTACTGTGTGACAATATGTGGGAACCTCCTGATCATCACCCTGGTGTCCACCAGCAAGACCCTCCAcactccaatgtacttcttcatctCACAACTGTCCATCAGTGACATCTTACTAACAACTGATATTGTCCCTAATATGCTCTACATCCTACTGAATAATGGGGGGACCATTACTTTTATTGGTTGTATCACTCAGCATTATTTTTTTGTTACTGTAGAAACTTCAGGATGTTTGCTTCTAGCTCTGATGTCGTACGACAGATATGTGGCCATCTGTAATCCCCTACGTTATACCTCAATCATGACAAATGAATTTTGCATGAAATTGGTTGCCATTTGTTGGTTGCTTGGGTTTTCTATTATACTGATTCACACCATAACAGCTTCTATGATGACGTTCTGTGGACCAAATATCATTGACCATTTCTTCTGTGACATTCTTTACTTACTGGATATTGCCTGTTCTGGTACCTTTATTGTTCTACTTGAGGTAAATGTAGCAAGCATTTTCATAGTGATCATGCCAACCACAATCATTGTAGTGTcttatacatatataattgttGTCATCTTAAAGATCCCATCCAGTACTGGTAGACagaaagccttctccacctgtagCTCCCACCTCATTGTGGTCACCATATTTTATGGGACATTGTTCAGTGTTTATGCTATTCCAACGACAGGTCAAACATCAACCATGAGTAAGATCCTATCTCTGCTATATACTGTGCTTACTCCTCTGGTCAACCCCATTATATACAGCCTTAGAAATAAAGACATTGGGAAAGCTATACAGGAAACACTTAGACATACCGTATGTTTGCTACAATCTTCCAAAAAATGA